One window of the Anaeromyxobacter dehalogenans 2CP-C genome contains the following:
- a CDS encoding kynureninase, translating into MNPLARHYARFRVAERLLLTGHSHQAWPDVAREGQLEAFDDAAREVDEKWGRALAKAERVREGFRALLADPGGEVALGGSTHELVLRFLSALDLRRRRRLVTTDGEFHTLRRQLARLGEDWLEVEVLPARPVDTLAERLAARAGDGTAAVLVSAVLYEDARIVPGLGALAGACARAGVELLVDAYHALGALPFPLPATGLGSAWIVGGGYKYLQLGEGNCFLRLPPHARALRPAVTGWYAEFDALADAARPGLVPYGRGAAAFAGSTYDPTSHYRAARVMDFFGEQGLTPEALRASYRRQLDLLAARFDALGLDEAVVTRDRGTSLDRLGGFLALDSPHAAALQRALAARGVLADSRGRHLRLGPAPYLDDAQLEAAVERLGEAARELSGRGARGGGAG; encoded by the coding sequence GTGAACCCGCTCGCGCGCCACTACGCGCGGTTCCGGGTGGCGGAGCGGCTGCTGCTCACCGGCCACTCGCACCAGGCCTGGCCGGACGTCGCGCGGGAGGGACAGCTCGAGGCGTTCGACGACGCCGCGCGCGAGGTGGACGAGAAGTGGGGGCGGGCGCTCGCGAAGGCCGAGCGCGTGCGGGAGGGGTTCCGGGCGCTGCTCGCCGATCCCGGCGGCGAGGTCGCGCTGGGCGGGAGCACGCACGAGCTCGTCCTGCGGTTCCTCTCGGCGCTCGACCTGCGGCGGCGCCGGCGGCTGGTCACGACCGACGGCGAGTTCCACACGCTGCGCCGGCAGCTCGCCCGGCTCGGCGAGGACTGGCTCGAGGTGGAGGTGCTCCCCGCGCGGCCGGTGGACACGCTCGCCGAGCGCCTCGCCGCGCGCGCCGGCGACGGGACCGCCGCGGTGCTGGTCTCGGCGGTGCTGTACGAGGACGCCCGGATCGTGCCCGGCCTCGGGGCGCTCGCGGGCGCGTGCGCGCGCGCCGGCGTCGAGCTGCTGGTGGACGCCTACCACGCGCTCGGCGCGCTCCCGTTCCCGCTGCCGGCCACCGGGCTCGGGTCCGCCTGGATCGTCGGCGGCGGCTACAAGTACCTGCAGCTCGGGGAGGGGAACTGCTTCCTGCGGCTGCCGCCGCACGCGCGCGCGCTGCGGCCGGCGGTCACCGGGTGGTACGCCGAGTTCGACGCCCTGGCGGACGCCGCGCGCCCGGGGCTCGTCCCGTACGGCCGAGGGGCCGCGGCCTTCGCCGGCTCGACCTACGATCCGACCAGCCATTACCGCGCCGCGCGCGTCATGGACTTCTTCGGCGAGCAGGGGCTGACCCCGGAGGCGCTCCGGGCGAGCTACCGGCGGCAGCTCGACCTGCTCGCCGCCCGCTTCGACGCGCTCGGGCTGGACGAGGCGGTGGTGACGCGCGACCGCGGCACCTCGCTCGACCGGCTCGGCGGATTCCTGGCGCTCGACTCGCCCCACGCGGCGGCCCTGCAGCGCGCCCTCGCGGCGCGGGGCGTGCTCGCCGACAGCCGCGGGCGTCACCTGCGGCTCGGGCCGGCGCCGTATCTCGACGACGCGCAGCTCGAGGCCGCGGTCGAGCGGCTGGGCGAGGCGGCGAGGGAGCTCTCCGGCCGAGGCGCGCGGGGCGGAGGCGCCGGATGA
- a CDS encoding multiheme c-type cytochrome: MRKLIVLVAIALATTLSACQGDKGPVGPQGPQGDKGDQGDKGDKGDPGEPPLATTEACAGCHAGSIGSVHALAPTDAVQVTLSTDDRYTIRVNPETHAVTFRFNVKVNGVNRIDFTNKAAVMRSHNEDAFWVYDPAISAGRRVKIPCGTVASATCDPNVQWAVSSNGSGNYTITVSGFAADPAPGTTFMLSTMGPDEMTATVVATLGESTHDSVSNEACMNCHGNHIWRGAAHDVTNPQGIGPCVVCHNRDGAVETRLTGYVAANASVTPPIVGVDPAEGTRGTGLMGIVHGIHNSKNMPDGVYHWLWTNGTSYHDFSNGFPGNMNNCATCHQGDRLAAAANAPVSFALCVSCHDDLGAFPAAPSSGAYNHAAFTPFSSCSPCHDGQTAAMFHDGQVTERAGLIWDGADQSIVLASTIKLAITDVVADASGMTVTWTATDPTNAGAAWDPCNDDYAAGPVFFRTPADLATEGCTNTAAGCGNTMSILRSYAQADDWVNDGLTGASTTILPGQPNGSTTLSTTNTTCDANHVATTVVPLQNTTATRGIVALQGKPQVRFDNGNVVWVRATTPTREFMVADGALPDTARRQIVSVAKCNACHLGTLYQHGGSRVDSIELCVMCHNPASSEQNRRVDIGINAANAYDGLAGQTYDLRTMVHAIHSAGETGRGLVYYRTNGIYFFGSAEALGELPSWPTGDACVSCVDEEDGPLSYCKVYGSAATGKDYSTVANTDGSCKAQAELLDSTDGTWRPHRFVEVEYPRALNDCGACHIDTDYGTTANVLPDPKQVVGVTYDAGVAPWNDLADDQLLGPSTASCMSCHQSGDALRQFQLRKHAYDNGWAPSVFENGRQTLIDAVP, translated from the coding sequence ATGAGGAAGCTGATTGTCCTCGTCGCGATCGCGCTCGCGACGACGCTGTCCGCCTGTCAAGGCGACAAGGGTCCGGTGGGACCGCAGGGGCCGCAGGGAGACAAGGGGGACCAGGGCGACAAGGGTGACAAGGGGGATCCGGGCGAGCCTCCGCTCGCCACCACCGAGGCGTGCGCCGGTTGTCACGCCGGGTCGATCGGCTCGGTGCACGCGCTCGCGCCGACCGACGCCGTCCAGGTGACGCTGTCCACGGACGACCGCTACACGATCAGAGTGAACCCGGAGACCCACGCGGTGACCTTCCGCTTCAACGTGAAGGTCAACGGGGTGAACCGGATCGACTTCACGAACAAGGCGGCCGTCATGCGGTCGCACAACGAGGACGCGTTCTGGGTCTACGACCCGGCGATCAGCGCGGGCCGCCGCGTCAAGATCCCGTGCGGCACGGTCGCGAGCGCCACCTGCGATCCGAACGTGCAGTGGGCCGTGTCGAGCAACGGCAGCGGCAACTACACCATCACCGTCTCGGGCTTCGCCGCGGATCCGGCGCCCGGCACGACGTTCATGCTGAGCACCATGGGCCCGGACGAGATGACCGCGACGGTGGTGGCCACCCTCGGCGAGTCCACGCACGACTCGGTGAGCAACGAGGCGTGCATGAACTGCCACGGCAACCACATCTGGCGCGGCGCGGCCCACGACGTGACCAATCCGCAGGGCATCGGCCCGTGCGTCGTCTGCCACAACCGCGACGGCGCGGTCGAGACGCGCCTCACCGGCTACGTCGCCGCGAACGCGAGCGTCACGCCGCCGATCGTCGGCGTCGATCCCGCCGAAGGGACCCGCGGCACCGGCCTCATGGGCATCGTCCACGGCATCCACAACTCGAAGAACATGCCCGACGGCGTGTACCACTGGCTCTGGACGAACGGGACCAGCTACCACGACTTCTCGAACGGCTTCCCGGGCAACATGAACAACTGCGCCACCTGCCACCAGGGTGACCGGTTGGCCGCGGCCGCGAACGCCCCGGTCTCCTTCGCGCTGTGCGTCTCCTGCCACGACGACCTGGGCGCGTTCCCTGCCGCGCCGAGCTCCGGCGCATACAACCACGCCGCCTTCACGCCGTTCTCCTCCTGCAGCCCGTGCCATGACGGCCAGACCGCCGCGATGTTCCACGACGGCCAGGTCACCGAGCGCGCCGGCCTGATCTGGGACGGCGCCGACCAGTCGATCGTGCTCGCCTCGACGATCAAGCTGGCGATCACCGACGTCGTCGCGGACGCCTCCGGCATGACGGTCACCTGGACCGCCACCGACCCGACCAACGCGGGCGCGGCGTGGGATCCGTGCAACGACGACTACGCGGCCGGCCCGGTGTTCTTCCGGACGCCGGCGGACCTGGCCACCGAGGGCTGCACCAACACGGCCGCCGGCTGCGGCAACACGATGAGCATCCTCCGCTCGTACGCCCAGGCGGACGACTGGGTGAACGACGGCCTCACCGGCGCGTCCACCACCATCCTGCCCGGCCAGCCGAACGGCTCCACCACGCTCAGCACCACCAACACGACCTGCGACGCGAACCACGTCGCGACGACGGTGGTCCCGCTCCAGAACACCACCGCCACCCGCGGCATCGTCGCCCTGCAGGGCAAGCCGCAGGTCCGGTTCGACAACGGCAACGTCGTGTGGGTCCGCGCGACCACCCCGACCCGCGAGTTCATGGTCGCGGACGGCGCGCTGCCCGACACCGCCCGCCGCCAGATCGTCTCGGTGGCCAAGTGCAACGCGTGCCACCTCGGCACGCTGTACCAGCACGGCGGCAGCCGCGTGGACAGCATCGAGCTGTGCGTGATGTGCCACAACCCGGCGTCGAGCGAGCAGAACCGCCGCGTGGACATCGGCATCAACGCCGCGAACGCGTACGACGGCCTGGCCGGCCAGACGTACGACCTCCGCACGATGGTGCACGCGATCCACTCGGCCGGCGAGACCGGCCGCGGCCTCGTGTACTACCGCACCAACGGCATCTACTTCTTCGGGTCCGCCGAGGCGCTGGGCGAGCTCCCGAGCTGGCCGACCGGTGACGCGTGCGTGAGCTGCGTGGACGAGGAGGACGGGCCGCTCAGCTACTGCAAGGTGTACGGCTCGGCCGCCACCGGCAAGGACTACTCGACCGTGGCGAACACCGACGGCAGCTGCAAGGCGCAGGCGGAGCTGCTCGACAGCACCGACGGGACCTGGCGTCCGCACCGCTTCGTCGAGGTGGAGTACCCGCGCGCGCTGAACGACTGCGGCGCCTGCCACATCGACACGGACTACGGCACCACCGCGAACGTGCTGCCGGATCCGAAGCAGGTGGTCGGGGTGACCTACGACGCCGGCGTGGCGCCGTGGAACGACCTGGCCGACGACCAGCTCCTCGGGCCGTCCACCGCGTCGTGCATGAGCTGCCACCAGTCCGGTGACGCGCTCAGGCAGTTCCAGCTGCGCAAGCACGCGTACGACAACGGCTGGGCGCCGTCGGTGTTCGAGAACGGCCGCCAGACGCTGATCGACGCGGTGCCGTAG
- a CDS encoding tryptophan 2,3-dioxygenase, protein MTDPSAHSAALTYGSYLALDELLAAQRPRSEEHDELLFIVVHQVYELWFKQVVHELTWLQERLHRGEGGHALATLKRVLTILKTVVAQVDVIETMTPRQFTAFRSRLEAASGFQSAQFRVLEAMLGRRDDRMLAPYPPDGPGYARIAAAMAAPSLFDSLLRYLATQGFETPVVPEPRPAGWRQPSEAVQRVLLEVYRADGEAALVCERFVDLDEGVQEWRYRHVKMVERTIGDKPGTGGSAGARYLRSTLFTPAFPDLWAVRGAL, encoded by the coding sequence ATGACCGACCCCTCGGCCCACTCTGCGGCGCTGACCTACGGCTCCTACCTCGCGCTCGACGAGCTCCTCGCGGCGCAGCGGCCGCGCTCCGAGGAGCACGACGAGCTGCTCTTCATCGTGGTGCACCAGGTCTACGAGCTCTGGTTCAAGCAGGTCGTCCACGAGCTGACCTGGCTGCAGGAGCGGCTGCACCGCGGCGAGGGCGGCCACGCGCTCGCGACGCTGAAGCGCGTCCTCACCATCCTGAAGACCGTGGTGGCGCAGGTGGACGTCATCGAGACCATGACGCCGCGCCAGTTCACCGCGTTCCGCAGCCGCCTGGAGGCGGCGAGCGGGTTCCAGTCGGCGCAGTTCCGGGTGCTGGAGGCGATGCTCGGACGCCGCGACGACCGGATGCTCGCGCCGTACCCGCCCGACGGCCCGGGGTACGCGCGGATCGCCGCGGCGATGGCGGCGCCCTCGCTGTTCGACTCCCTCCTGCGCTACCTCGCCACGCAGGGGTTCGAGACGCCGGTCGTCCCGGAGCCTCGCCCGGCGGGCTGGCGCCAGCCGTCGGAGGCGGTGCAGCGCGTCCTGCTCGAGGTCTACCGCGCCGACGGCGAGGCGGCCCTGGTGTGCGAGCGCTTCGTGGATCTCGACGAGGGCGTCCAGGAGTGGCGCTACCGGCACGTGAAGATGGTCGAGCGGACCATCGGCGACAAGCCGGGCACCGGCGGGTCGGCGGGCGCACGGTACCTGCGCTCGACGCTGTTCACCCCCGCGTTCCCGGACCTCTGGGCGGTGCGGGGCGCGCTGTGA